The Pelosinus sp. IPA-1 genomic interval GTCAGAAGATATTGTAAAGGCATCCTTTGGCTGTGGCAATCCAACGGCTCTTGCCGAGCTGTATCCTGGAGAAGTTGTTCTTGATCTAGGCAGCGGGGCTGGCCTTGACGTACTCCTCTCAGCAAAGCGGGTTGGACCTTATGGAAAGGCATATGGCCTAGATATGACCGATGAAATGTTAGCTGTTGCGAAGAAAAATCAAGTTTCTTCTAATATTTTAAATGCCGAGTTCTTAAAAGGGCACATTGAAGCCATTCCATTAGGGGATAATACGATAGATGTAATTATCTCCAATTGTGTGATTAACCTTTCTACTGATAAAGATCGGGTATTACAGGAAGGATATCGTGTGCTAAAACCTGGCGGCAGATTTGCTATATCGGATATTGTAGTAACCCGCCAACTACCAGTAAGTGTGCAGAAAAGTATAACTGCTTGGGCCGGATGTATTGCTGGGGCATTACTTGAGGAAGAATACCAAGAGAAACTAACTGCAGCAGGCTTTTCAAATATAGAAATCGTAAGAACTCGAACTTATGATTTTAGTGATGAGCATGGAGCAGCTTTTTTACCTGAACTCTCCCAAGTAGAAAGAGAAGAGTTAAAGGGAGCTTTAGTCAGCGCCTTTATTCGCGCTAAAAAACCTGTAAAGATTTTTAATGAAGGCAGTGATTATTCAATCCGCATTGCTAAAGATACAGATTTGCCTGCCATCCATAAACTTCTACTTGAAAATGGGCTAACAAGCTCTGGGGTAGAAGAAAACCTAGCCAATTTTCTGGTAGCTGTTCAAAAAGAGGTGATAGGTGTAATCGGACTTGAATTTGCTGGAACTAACGTCATGTTACGATCCATGGCGATTCGTCAAGAATTTCGCAAACATAAAATTGCAACTGCTTTAGTTGAGCACTCATTATCCATAGCACGTCAAGCAGGGATTCAAGAAATATATCTTTTAACGCAGACAGTAGAAAAGTTCGCGGCACGCTGGGGCTTTTCTAAGATAGAACGTTCAGAAATACCTGCTGATCTCATGCAAAGTTCGGCATTGGATGGTTGCTGCCCCGCTTCAAGTAGTTGTATGAAGTTAAAGTTATAATAGGTTGGCGTCGTAGAAACCATTACCTTGAATGACTCAAGAAAAACGTTCAGATGAGTCTTGCTGAGTTCCAGAAATAAGAGTGAAGATGATTCTTTCTGGCAATTATACGCTGGAAGTGGTATGATTCGATGATGTGCATAGTTCCCTTACTTGGTACTTCCTTTAAATTGAACGAAAGTAGGATATGACAAAGATGAAATTCGCTATAGCTGAGAAATCCCACGAAAAATACCTAAATGATGTTGTGAGAGAAATTAGTCAAGACTGTCTGTGGAGGAATAGGCTGCTCCAAGGGCAATATAATGAGCAATTCTTAATAACATACAAGGAACTAGACGAACTTCCTTGCTCTTTATGGACTATCTTTTCCCAATATGGTTTAGAGTTTTTGGTTTCGAAAATTCAAGATTGTCCCGAAAAATTTGAAGAAGGATTCACTATTTTCAAATTTGAAGCGAAGGGATTCTCCCATTTAGTAAGCTATTCAGGTAACGATAGCACAGACTAAATAATACATATAAATTAAAGTCAAAGTGAGCTCCTCATAAAAGGAGCGTTCTTAGATCGCGGAAGCGCAAGTGTAGAAGAGATAGGCAAATTTGCCTGTCTCTTTTTATTTTGAATAATAAAATGGAAATTTTAATTGACAAAAGTCACTGTATATTCTATTATTAGTTTGAATATCAAACAATATTTATATCAAATATTCAGAGAGTCGAAGGAGTTAGGAAATATGAATACATTAGACGAATTAACACATGAGTTGTTTACTTTTTATAATGGTTTTTCGTCATGGGAGAACTCGGTGATAAAAACTAGCGATTTGACCGTGTCCGAGGCCCACGCAATTGAAATATTAGGTACATACGGTCAAATGAAGATGAAAACCCTTGCTCAGCACTTAGGTGTAACGACAGGGACGACAACCGTTACCGTTGATCGATTAGAAAAAAAAGAGTATGCCAAGCGGGAGTCTGTCAAGGAAGATCGGCGTGTCCACCTTATAACGTTAACAGAAAAAGGTTTGCATGCTTTTTCTGAACACCATCAATATCATTTCAATTTAACAGAGCAAATACTCGCCGCTCTTTCCAGTGAAGAAAATGAGCAATTGATCAAAATCCTTAAGAAAATTAATGAGGAGGCGTTCTAGACATGAGGAGCGAGGAAAAGTTGCTAATGAAAAAAGAAGCAATTAGCGCAGATAAAATAGAAAATGAATCTAACTGCATGGAACATGGGGAAGGAAGTCATACACAGGACGTTATAAGAATCGCTGCTACATCGATTTTGTTACTTGGCTATTGGCTAGAGTGGCTGCCCAATATTCTAGGGGTTAATACAGCTTTACTTGCAGCAATCATTGGGGGATTACCAATTATCAAAGAAGCAGTTAGCGCAATTTATCGCCGTGGTGATACCAAGGTGGGTTTATTAGTAAGTATTGCGATTATTGCTTCCATTGCCATTGGGGAATATTTTGCCGCTGCTGAAGTTGCACTAATCATGACGATAGGCGAAATGTTGGAACATATTACCTTAGAAAAATCAAATACTGCATTAAAAAAACTGGCAGACTTAGCTCCCTTAAAAGCCCGCATTTTAGAAGGTGGCAGCGAACGAGAAATTGCTGCCGAATTAGTAAAAGTGGGAGACATCTTATTAGTAAAGCCAGGAGAAAAAATTCCCGTGGATGGCATGGTAACAGCTGGTCATGCGACGGTTGATCAAGCAACAATAACTGGAGAATCAATTCCAGTTGAATGTCATAGTGGTGTGAATGTTTTTGGTGGAACGATCGTGGCAATGGGGAGTATTGAAATTGTTGCAACGAAGGTTGGTCAAGATACAGCGTTAGGTCATATTATTAAAATGGTTAAAGAGGCGCAAGCAAGTAAGGCGCCTAGTGCTCGAATTATTGATACCTGGGCAAATTGGTTTGTACCATTAAGTCTTGCGATTGCAGTGTTGGTTTATCTAGTGACAGGGGATATTGTAAGAGGAGTCACTATTTTAATTGTTTTTTGCCCTTGTGCTATGCTGCTAAGTACTCCTACCGCTGTAGCGGCCGCTATTGGAGCTGCTGCTCGCCGTGGTATTTTGATCAAGGGAGGCGAAATATTAGAGAGGGTAGGCTCCTTAGATACGGTTGTATTTGATAAAACAGGCACGATCACCTTGGGCAAGCCTTTTTTGAAAGACATTCGCTGTTACAATGGATGGCAAAGAAATCAATTACTAGCGATTGCAGCCGGCATTGAAAAACGTTCTGAGCATCATTTAGCAAAAGCAATTATACAAGAGGCAGAACAAGAAGGAGTTTCATTTATTGAACCGATGATTTGGGAACCTGTCATTGGGCAAGGTATAGTAGCAAAAAAAGATGATGAAATTTTCTTGTTAGGTAACCAATGGCTAATAAAAAATCAAGATATTATGCTAACAAGGGAACAAGAAGAATACTGCATTAAAAATCAAGGGGCGGGAGCGACAGTCGTTTTTATTGCAGTGAATGGTGATGTTGTAGGGATCATTACCATTCAAGATCCTATACGTGAAGGAGCTAAAGAAGCAATCGAGGCATTACAGCGTGAACAAATTAAGAAAGTAGTGCTGTTGACTGGTGATTCGACAGCAGTGGGAAATGCAGTAGGAGCGGAAGTGAATATTCCCATCATACATGGGGACTTATTACCTGATGACAAAGTAAAATATGTTGAAACCTATCAACGAGAAGGTTTCAAGGTGGCAATGCTCGGCGACGGAATCAATGATGCTCCTGCCTTGGCTAAAGCAGATATCGGCATTGCTATGGGGTATTCTGGAACAGATATAGCGATTGAGGCGGCAGATATTGTTTTATTATCTGATGACTTGAATAAGATATCTGAAACAATACAGAAAAGTCGAAAAGCCATTCGTACCATTTGGCAAAATATTGTAGTCGCTAATGTCATTAATTTTGCTGCAATTATATTGGCCGCTTTAGGATTATTAGGACCTGTTGCCGCTGCCATTGTGCATAATGTAGGAGCAATCTTAGTTGTATTGAATTCCGCACGTTTATTGCGTCACGAATGATATCCTAATGTAAAAAAATAGCAGAAACCTCAAAATAAGCCTTGTTTAGATAAATTGTAGATTTATCTAAACAAGGCTTTGTTTTGTTCCGGAATCAGAAAGTATAACACTTTCTTGATTCCAAGTAAGAACGACTAAGGCTTCTGCCTGCGTCCGAGGACTTGGCAGAAACCAAGTCTTTTCTTATAACCACGGCTAAAATAAAAAAACAACTACCAGTTGTGAGCATTCGATAAAAAAGGAAAATTTGTAGCATAATAAAAATCATTACACTTATCCTTTGTATTAGATATGACACTGGCGCGAAGACTAATATAAACTTTACTAGAAAGGGTTGTTATCGTTTGAAGCGTATTTACAAGATACTATATGTAATAGTAGGAGTAAGTATTATTTTATATTTTATAAGTTCTCTCTATATCTACTATCAAGAAAAACCTGAGACGGATGTGCTACTCCAGTCTTTGCCTGTAGTACAAAAACAGACCCGTTTATTAGTGGTTGCCCCTCATTGTGATGATGAAACACTTGGCTGTGCTGGTGTTATCCATGATGTCATTGAAGCGGGTGGGCAAGTCATGGTTGTTTTCATGACAAATGGTGATGGATTTACTGTTGCAACAGAAGAACAGTTCCACCGATTGTTCCTTACTAATGAAGACTATGTGAATTCTGGGTATGCTCGTCAGAAAGAAACATTACATGCACTGCATTTACTGGATGTACCAGAAAAACAAATTGCTTTTCTCGGGTTTCCTGATCGTGGCCTTAGAGCAATATGGTCGGATTACTGGAATAACAGCCAGCCTTATCAATCTCGTTATACTGGAAGTGATCATTCACCCTATACTACAAGTTATCAGCAGAATGCTCCTTATACTGGAGAAACTGTTTTAAATAATCTAGAACAAATAATGCATACGTTCCAACCTAATCTTATCCTAGCGCCACATCCAGCAGATGAGCATCCTGATCATGCATCAACTTGGGCCTTTGTTGTTGCTGCTTTTATGAAACTTAGCAAGGGTGGATTAGAACCGGGAGTTAATTTATATACTTACTTAATCCATCGTGGGGATTTTCCAATACCTCATGGTTATAAAACGGATGCTTTGCTGTCACCGCCAAAACCATTATACCAAACACAGCCGAGTAGCTGGCTCCAATATCCAATAAAATCGGATATGGAAGCACTGAAAGAGCAGTCCATTAAAGAATATGTCAGTCAAATTCGAGTTCCGATTATGTCGAGCTTATTATATAGCTTTATTCGCAAGAATGAATTGTTTGAAGAAGTACATTTTCCTTTAATAACACAGATGCCGCTAGATGTAGATTTACGGAATCTTGAAACTTGGTCTGATCAGGAGCCAATTT includes:
- the arsM gene encoding arsenite methyltransferase produces the protein MTQDIRENVRKKYAQAITNKLNCCGTSTSENPVTGKLYEKNDVEGLSEDIVKASFGCGNPTALAELYPGEVVLDLGSGAGLDVLLSAKRVGPYGKAYGLDMTDEMLAVAKKNQVSSNILNAEFLKGHIEAIPLGDNTIDVIISNCVINLSTDKDRVLQEGYRVLKPGGRFAISDIVVTRQLPVSVQKSITAWAGCIAGALLEEEYQEKLTAAGFSNIEIVRTRTYDFSDEHGAAFLPELSQVEREELKGALVSAFIRAKKPVKIFNEGSDYSIRIAKDTDLPAIHKLLLENGLTSSGVEENLANFLVAVQKEVIGVIGLEFAGTNVMLRSMAIRQEFRKHKIATALVEHSLSIARQAGIQEIYLLTQTVEKFAARWGFSKIERSEIPADLMQSSALDGCCPASSSCMKLKL
- a CDS encoding MarR family transcriptional regulator, which gives rise to MNTLDELTHELFTFYNGFSSWENSVIKTSDLTVSEAHAIEILGTYGQMKMKTLAQHLGVTTGTTTVTVDRLEKKEYAKRESVKEDRRVHLITLTEKGLHAFSEHHQYHFNLTEQILAALSSEENEQLIKILKKINEEAF
- a CDS encoding cation-translocating P-type ATPase — translated: MRSEEKLLMKKEAISADKIENESNCMEHGEGSHTQDVIRIAATSILLLGYWLEWLPNILGVNTALLAAIIGGLPIIKEAVSAIYRRGDTKVGLLVSIAIIASIAIGEYFAAAEVALIMTIGEMLEHITLEKSNTALKKLADLAPLKARILEGGSEREIAAELVKVGDILLVKPGEKIPVDGMVTAGHATVDQATITGESIPVECHSGVNVFGGTIVAMGSIEIVATKVGQDTALGHIIKMVKEAQASKAPSARIIDTWANWFVPLSLAIAVLVYLVTGDIVRGVTILIVFCPCAMLLSTPTAVAAAIGAAARRGILIKGGEILERVGSLDTVVFDKTGTITLGKPFLKDIRCYNGWQRNQLLAIAAGIEKRSEHHLAKAIIQEAEQEGVSFIEPMIWEPVIGQGIVAKKDDEIFLLGNQWLIKNQDIMLTREQEEYCIKNQGAGATVVFIAVNGDVVGIITIQDPIREGAKEAIEALQREQIKKVVLLTGDSTAVGNAVGAEVNIPIIHGDLLPDDKVKYVETYQREGFKVAMLGDGINDAPALAKADIGIAMGYSGTDIAIEAADIVLLSDDLNKISETIQKSRKAIRTIWQNIVVANVINFAAIILAALGLLGPVAAAIVHNVGAILVVLNSARLLRHE
- a CDS encoding PIG-L deacetylase family protein, whose amino-acid sequence is MKRIYKILYVIVGVSIILYFISSLYIYYQEKPETDVLLQSLPVVQKQTRLLVVAPHCDDETLGCAGVIHDVIEAGGQVMVVFMTNGDGFTVATEEQFHRLFLTNEDYVNSGYARQKETLHALHLLDVPEKQIAFLGFPDRGLRAIWSDYWNNSQPYQSRYTGSDHSPYTTSYQQNAPYTGETVLNNLEQIMHTFQPNLILAPHPADEHPDHASTWAFVVAAFMKLSKGGLEPGVNLYTYLIHRGDFPIPHGYKTDALLSPPKPLYQTQPSSWLQYPIKSDMEALKEQSIKEYVSQIRVPIMSSLLYSFIRKNELFEEVHFPLITQMPLDVDLRNLETWSDQEPILVNPLGVNLVGALEPRGKITSISSCIQDNRIWMRFHIPGFSKKRNQYNVSIVTFSRTDNQMDREMQVVYFSKANTNLSPDNIVRYPDDVIIKISSPPTKLDNFFFIRAETKNQFGIMFNHTVWQPAVLTRF